A DNA window from Caulobacter mirabilis contains the following coding sequences:
- a CDS encoding DUF1048 domain-containing protein, protein MAIGWIELVTGSLEQKKQYRECKARIKRLPATYRAAFEALERYLMYAGGVAKGDVAVRMYGDLVDLFEESAANGVPVREIFGEDPATFVEAFIANYADGHWINKERDRLIEAIDRASGGRA, encoded by the coding sequence ATGGCCATCGGATGGATCGAGCTGGTCACCGGATCGCTTGAGCAGAAAAAGCAGTACCGCGAGTGCAAGGCGCGCATCAAACGGCTCCCCGCGACCTATCGCGCCGCGTTCGAGGCGCTGGAGCGATACCTGATGTACGCCGGAGGCGTCGCCAAGGGCGACGTCGCGGTGCGGATGTACGGCGACCTCGTGGACCTGTTCGAGGAAAGCGCGGCGAACGGCGTCCCCGTCCGCGAGATCTTCGGCGAGGACCCGGCCACGTTCGTGGAAGCTTTCATCGCCAACTATGCCGACGGCCACTGGATCAACAAGGAGCGCGACCGCCTGATCGAAGCGATCGACCGCGCCTCGGGCGGCCGGGCATGA
- the ffh gene encoding signal recognition particle protein yields MFEGLTERLSGVFDRLSGRGVLGEKDIDEALREVRVALLEADVALPVVKDFIAKAKESATGEAVIRSIRPADQVVKIVYDGLVEMLGGEEAEGLKLALNPPSIILMAGLQGSGKTTTAAKLALRLTRTDRKKVLMASLDTRRPAAMEQLATLGKQIEVDTLPIVAGQSAVDIARRALQAAKLSGYDVLILDTAGRTTLDEQMMAEAAQIAQIAVPTETLLVADSLTGQDAVRTAKAFHERLPLTGLVLTRADGDGRGGAALSMRAVTGLPIKFLGAGEKVEALDVFDARRVAGRILGQGDVVALVEKAAADLDQAKAEAMAKKLAKGQFDLEMMADQLAQMERMGGMEGLMGMLPGVQKMKKQIAESGLNDKSIGRQRAIIGSMTKAERRKPDLLQASRKRRIAAGAGVDVAEVNRLLKQHRQMADAMKMMTRNGGAGLAKMAGMLGGGGMNRLKNLGGGKMPEPDAKELEQLQQKLQGLGGGAPNPGGLPGLGGPALPPGFNPFKK; encoded by the coding sequence ATGTTCGAAGGCCTTACAGAACGGCTCAGCGGCGTATTCGACCGGCTCTCCGGTCGCGGCGTGCTGGGCGAGAAGGACATCGACGAGGCGCTGCGCGAGGTCCGCGTCGCGCTGCTCGAGGCCGACGTCGCCCTGCCGGTGGTCAAGGACTTCATCGCCAAGGCCAAGGAAAGCGCGACCGGCGAGGCCGTGATCCGTTCGATCCGTCCCGCCGACCAGGTGGTGAAGATCGTCTACGACGGCCTAGTCGAGATGCTGGGCGGCGAAGAGGCCGAAGGCCTCAAGCTGGCGCTGAACCCGCCGTCGATCATCCTGATGGCCGGCCTCCAGGGCTCGGGCAAGACCACCACCGCCGCCAAGCTGGCCCTGCGCCTGACCAGGACGGACCGCAAGAAGGTCCTGATGGCCTCGCTCGACACCCGCCGTCCGGCGGCGATGGAGCAGCTGGCCACGCTGGGCAAGCAGATCGAGGTCGACACCCTGCCGATCGTCGCCGGCCAGAGCGCCGTCGACATCGCCCGCCGCGCGCTGCAGGCGGCCAAGCTGTCGGGCTACGACGTCCTGATCCTCGACACCGCCGGCCGCACCACGCTCGACGAGCAGATGATGGCCGAGGCGGCGCAGATCGCGCAGATCGCCGTCCCGACCGAGACCCTGCTGGTCGCCGACAGCCTGACCGGCCAGGACGCCGTCCGCACGGCCAAGGCCTTCCACGAGCGCCTGCCGCTGACCGGCCTGGTGCTGACCCGCGCCGACGGCGACGGGCGCGGCGGCGCGGCCCTGTCGATGCGGGCCGTCACCGGCCTGCCGATCAAGTTCCTGGGCGCGGGTGAAAAGGTCGAGGCGCTGGACGTCTTCGACGCCCGCCGCGTGGCCGGCCGCATCCTGGGTCAGGGCGACGTCGTCGCGCTGGTCGAGAAGGCCGCCGCCGACCTTGACCAGGCCAAGGCCGAGGCCATGGCCAAGAAGCTGGCCAAGGGCCAGTTCGATCTGGAGATGATGGCCGACCAGCTCGCCCAGATGGAGCGGATGGGCGGCATGGAAGGCCTGATGGGCATGCTGCCCGGCGTCCAGAAGATGAAGAAGCAGATCGCCGAGTCCGGTCTGAACGACAAGTCGATCGGCCGTCAGCGCGCGATCATCGGCTCGATGACCAAGGCCGAGCGCCGCAAGCCCGACCTCCTGCAGGCCTCGCGCAAGCGCCGTATCGCGGCCGGCGCCGGCGTGGACGTGGCCGAGGTCAACCGGCTGCTCAAACAGCATCGCCAGATGGCCGATGCGATGAAGATGATGACCCGCAACGGCGGCGCCGGCCTGGCGAAGATGGCCGGCATGCTGGGCGGCGGCGGTATGAACCGCCTCAAGAATCTCGGCGGCGGAAAGATGCCGGAGCCGGATGCGAAGGAACTCGAACAGCTGCAGCAGAAGCTCCAGGGCCTCGGCGGCGGCGCACCCAACCCCGGGGGGCTTCCGGGCCTCGGCGGCCCCGCGCTGCCGCCCGGTTTCAACCCGTTCAAGAAATAG
- the rpsP gene encoding 30S ribosomal protein S16 — translation MLKIRLARGGAKKRPYYSIVVADSHSPRDGRFIEKVGTYNPLLPKDGPTPRVTLKLESIQAWIAKGAQPTDRVARFLAAEGVGQWKQGNNPNKGKPGKKAEERAAERAQRETDRAEAAAAAKAEAEAAAAAAAAAPAPEPEAAPVEEAPAAEVAAEEAAAEEAPAAEAAAEEQA, via the coding sequence ATGCTGAAGATCCGTCTCGCCCGTGGCGGCGCCAAGAAGCGCCCCTACTACTCGATCGTCGTCGCTGACAGCCACTCGCCCCGCGACGGCCGCTTCATCGAGAAGGTCGGCACCTACAACCCGCTGCTGCCCAAGGACGGCCCGACTCCGCGCGTCACGCTGAAGCTCGAGTCGATCCAGGCCTGGATCGCCAAGGGCGCCCAGCCGACCGACCGCGTCGCCCGTTTCCTGGCCGCCGAAGGCGTGGGCCAGTGGAAGCAGGGCAATAACCCGAACAAGGGCAAGCCGGGCAAGAAGGCCGAGGAACGCGCCGCCGAGCGCGCCCAGCGCGAAACCGACCGCGCCGAAGCCGCCGCCGCCGCCAAGGCCGAGGCTGAAGCCGCCGCTGCCGCCGCCGCCGCTGCTCCGGCTCCGGAACCCGAGGCCGCTCCGGTCGAGGAAGCCCCGGCTGCTGAAGTCGCCGCCGAGGAAGCCGCTGCCGAAGAGGCTCCGGCCGCTGAAGCCGCCGCCGAAGAGCAAGCCTAA
- a CDS encoding S41 family peptidase: MKTGRPLIVALSLLAASPVPAAESSHTAWRADLDQLEAALEASYANLAWAASPESGVNLPAADRRARAALDAATTEDEARAALRAFAASFRDGHVSELPTLSPAAPPPEPEPETAALDPADPGSGCAALGFAATAPIAFSLPFESLPGFKLAGDGLSTPFRAGEIVAPDGRRIGVVRIQNFRPAPFPDVCRRAWADLTAAGKPITVGNLRTGARDAWLAALAEQLRQFRTDGVQSVIVDVGGNSGGNDSGDWMARLFTDRPVASARLLMVAGPQASTYLDEETDALDEALKAASAPETKVALRRALDAVSASRKALAKPTCDLSWVWREQRPWRPEACNRLVGVGFAGGQLSDAPPGTFADRAAAGALSSVTTVDRWRGAWTGPVYVLTNGKTYSSAEMFAAVMRDNGVAKTIGDRTGGAGCGFMTDETPVTLAATRLRFRMPDCARLRADGTDEVAGVRPDLPLPPREGESERARAMRALRAVSADLAAAPSSPAAGHARPAARR; encoded by the coding sequence ATGAAGACCGGCCGCCCGTTGATCGTCGCCCTGTCGCTGCTGGCGGCGAGCCCGGTTCCGGCCGCCGAGTCGAGCCACACGGCCTGGCGCGCCGATCTCGACCAGCTGGAAGCCGCGCTCGAGGCCTCCTACGCCAACCTGGCCTGGGCGGCCTCGCCGGAAAGCGGCGTCAACCTGCCCGCGGCCGACCGGCGGGCCCGGGCGGCGTTGGACGCCGCCACGACCGAGGACGAGGCCCGGGCGGCCTTGCGCGCCTTCGCGGCGAGTTTCCGGGACGGGCACGTCTCGGAGCTGCCGACGCTGTCGCCCGCCGCACCGCCCCCCGAGCCCGAACCGGAGACCGCCGCCCTCGACCCCGCCGATCCGGGCAGCGGTTGCGCGGCGCTGGGATTCGCCGCCACGGCGCCGATCGCCTTCTCCCTGCCGTTCGAAAGCCTGCCGGGTTTCAAGCTCGCCGGCGACGGGCTGAGCACGCCGTTCCGCGCGGGCGAGATCGTCGCGCCCGACGGCCGGAGAATCGGGGTGGTCCGGATCCAGAATTTCCGCCCCGCGCCCTTCCCGGACGTCTGCCGGCGCGCCTGGGCCGACCTCACGGCGGCGGGCAAGCCCATCACGGTCGGAAACCTGCGCACCGGCGCCCGCGACGCCTGGCTCGCCGCCCTGGCCGAGCAGCTTCGGCAGTTCCGGACGGACGGCGTGCAGAGCGTCATCGTCGACGTCGGCGGCAACAGCGGCGGCAACGACAGCGGCGACTGGATGGCCAGGCTGTTCACCGACAGGCCGGTCGCGTCGGCGCGCCTGCTGATGGTCGCCGGCCCGCAGGCTTCGACCTACCTCGACGAGGAGACCGACGCGCTCGACGAAGCGCTGAAGGCCGCATCCGCCCCGGAAACGAAGGTTGCGCTGCGCCGGGCTCTGGACGCGGTCTCCGCCAGCCGCAAGGCCCTGGCGAAACCGACCTGCGACCTGTCCTGGGTCTGGCGCGAACAACGCCCCTGGCGGCCGGAGGCCTGCAACAGGCTGGTCGGGGTGGGCTTCGCGGGCGGTCAGCTCAGCGACGCTCCGCCCGGAACGTTCGCCGATCGGGCGGCGGCCGGGGCGCTGTCCAGCGTCACCACGGTCGATCGCTGGCGCGGCGCCTGGACCGGCCCGGTCTACGTCCTCACCAACGGCAAGACCTACTCCTCCGCCGAGATGTTCGCCGCCGTCATGCGGGACAACGGCGTGGCGAAGACGATCGGAGACCGCACCGGCGGGGCCGGCTGCGGCTTCATGACCGACGAGACGCCGGTGACCCTGGCGGCGACGCGGCTGCGGTTCCGCATGCCCGACTGCGCCCGGCTGCGGGCCGACGGAACGGATGAGGTCGCCGGCGTCCGCCCCGACCTCCCCCTGCCGCCGCGCGAGGGCGAGTCGGAACGGGCGCGCGCCATGCGCGCCCTGCGGGCGGTCAGCGCCGATCTCGCCGCCGCGCCGTCTAGCCCCGCGGCCGGTCACGCCCGACCAGCAGCCAGGCGCTGA
- the rimM gene encoding ribosome maturation factor RimM (Essential for efficient processing of 16S rRNA), with product MPADDRLIAVGRVAGAFGVRGEVRISTFTEEPLALARFRELKRQDGSPALTITSAREGKDGIVVRCSGIETKEQADALRGLRLFIPREALPEPDEDEFYLADLIGLAAVTPEGERIGKVKSVQDFGAGDILEIIPEEGGPTWYLPFTRDAVPEVKIADGLIVAVRPNEIE from the coding sequence ATGCCGGCCGACGACCGTCTCATCGCCGTCGGCCGCGTCGCGGGCGCCTTTGGCGTCCGCGGCGAGGTGCGGATCAGCACCTTCACGGAAGAGCCCCTGGCGCTCGCCCGCTTTCGCGAGCTGAAGCGCCAGGACGGCTCGCCCGCCCTGACCATCACCTCGGCTCGCGAGGGCAAGGACGGCATCGTCGTCCGCTGTTCCGGGATCGAGACCAAGGAACAGGCCGACGCCCTGCGTGGTCTGCGCCTCTTCATCCCGCGCGAGGCCCTGCCCGAGCCGGACGAGGACGAGTTCTACCTCGCCGACCTGATCGGCCTGGCCGCCGTGACGCCCGAGGGTGAGCGGATCGGCAAGGTGAAGTCCGTCCAGGACTTCGGCGCCGGCGACATCCTCGAGATCATTCCGGAAGAGGGCGGGCCGACCTGGTATCTGCCCTTCACCCGCGACGCCGTGCCCGAGGTGAAGATCGCCGACGGCCTGATCGTCGCCGTGCGACCCAACGAGATCGAGTAG
- a CDS encoding DUF427 domain-containing protein codes for MADKPIKVPGPDHPITITPTPGRVVISLGDQVIVDTRAALTLQEAAYPAVQYVPRADVRMELLERTDHETYCPYKGDCSYFSLLPAGAPGENAVWTYETPYPAVAAIKDCLAFYPDRVSIRIDP; via the coding sequence ATGGCCGACAAGCCCATCAAGGTTCCCGGACCTGATCATCCCATCACCATCACGCCGACGCCCGGCCGGGTCGTGATCAGCCTGGGTGACCAGGTGATCGTCGACACCCGGGCGGCGCTGACGCTTCAGGAGGCCGCCTATCCCGCGGTTCAGTACGTCCCGCGCGCCGATGTGCGGATGGAGCTGCTGGAGCGGACGGACCATGAGACCTACTGCCCGTACAAGGGCGACTGCAGCTACTTCAGCCTGCTGCCGGCCGGAGCCCCGGGTGAGAACGCGGTCTGGACCTATGAGACGCCCTATCCGGCGGTCGCGGCCATCAAGGACTGCCTGGCCTTCTATCCCGACCGCGTGAGCATCCGCATCGATCCATAG
- a CDS encoding PadR family transcriptional regulator, whose translation MSKQMTEMLKGTLEGIILALLSRRPAYGYEITSRLREQGFSDIAEGTVYALLVRNEQKGLVDVEKVPSEKGPPRKVYALNAKGRDYLEEFWRTWSFLAERLEQLHAERK comes from the coding sequence GTGAGCAAGCAGATGACCGAGATGCTCAAGGGCACGCTGGAGGGCATCATCCTCGCGCTGCTCTCCAGGCGGCCCGCCTACGGCTACGAGATCACGTCGCGGCTGCGGGAGCAGGGCTTCTCCGACATCGCCGAAGGCACCGTCTACGCCCTGCTCGTCAGGAACGAGCAGAAGGGCCTGGTCGATGTCGAAAAGGTCCCCTCGGAGAAGGGGCCGCCGCGGAAGGTCTACGCCCTCAACGCCAAGGGGCGGGACTATCTCGAAGAGTTCTGGAGGACATGGAGCTTCCTCGCGGAACGGCTCGAACAGCTCCATGCGGAAAGGAAGTAG
- a CDS encoding VOC family protein — MLDITGIDHIVLRARDGEGLVRFYTEVLGLTVERRQDAIGLVQLRAGRNLIDIVPVDGKLGRMGGAAPGAEGRNLDHFCLNIRDFDIDRVKAHLEAHGVELGEEGLRYGAGGEGLSIYLKDPEGNGVELRG, encoded by the coding sequence ATGCTCGACATCACCGGCATCGACCACATCGTCCTGCGCGCCCGCGACGGGGAGGGGCTGGTGCGGTTCTACACCGAGGTGCTGGGGCTGACCGTCGAGCGGCGGCAGGACGCCATCGGCCTGGTTCAGCTGCGCGCCGGGCGGAACCTGATCGACATCGTGCCGGTCGACGGCAAGCTGGGCCGCATGGGCGGCGCCGCGCCCGGCGCCGAGGGGCGCAACCTCGACCACTTCTGCCTGAACATCCGCGACTTCGATATCGACCGGGTGAAGGCGCATCTGGAAGCGCACGGCGTCGAACTGGGCGAGGAAGGCCTGCGTTACGGCGCCGGCGGCGAGGGCCTGTCGATCTATCTCAAGGACCCCGAGGGGAATGGGGTCGAGCTGCGGGGCTGA
- a CDS encoding DHA2 family efflux MFS transporter permease subunit, producing MSQAIHASCDAASAQAARPAARPVPPVHAAMILAATILASSLAFVDGSVVNVGLPAIAADFHARAEDLQWVINAYLLPLSALLLLGGAAGDRFGRRTVLTVGTTIFAVASIVCAWAPSLEWLLAGRALQGLGAALLLPNSLAILGESFTGEARGRAIGVWAAMGAVAGAIGPVLGGWLIDTVGWRAIFLINLPLAAGAIGLALAYVHEPRPDGRQPLDWAGGVLATLSLGALTWGLTIGTGPGGWTLPAVAAMIAGLVTAGAFLVVEQRRGERAMMPLALFGSRGFVGLTVLTVLLYGALSGVFLLVPYMLMQAGGYSGTAAGAALLPFPLVMAAASPLMGGLAGRLGSRGLLTIGPLIVGAGFLAMLWMGPAASYWTSVLPGVLLVAVGMACAAAPLTNAVLSSVDEAHAGAASGFNSAAARTGGLVATALLGVVLAASGEALAAGFRIAVIVGAVAAVLAGLSAWLLVGRDRPRG from the coding sequence ATGAGCCAGGCCATTCACGCCTCCTGCGACGCCGCCTCCGCCCAGGCGGCGCGGCCGGCCGCCCGGCCTGTCCCGCCCGTCCATGCGGCGATGATCCTGGCCGCCACCATCCTCGCCTCCAGCCTGGCCTTCGTGGATGGCTCGGTGGTCAACGTCGGCCTGCCGGCGATCGCCGCCGACTTCCACGCCCGGGCCGAGGACCTGCAGTGGGTGATCAACGCCTACCTGTTGCCGCTGAGCGCGCTGCTGTTGCTCGGCGGGGCGGCGGGCGACCGGTTCGGGCGGCGCACGGTGCTGACGGTCGGGACCACGATCTTCGCCGTCGCCTCGATCGTCTGCGCCTGGGCGCCGAGCCTGGAATGGCTGCTGGCGGGGCGGGCGCTGCAGGGGTTGGGCGCGGCGCTGTTGTTGCCCAACAGCCTGGCCATCCTGGGCGAGTCCTTCACTGGCGAAGCGCGGGGCCGCGCGATCGGCGTCTGGGCGGCGATGGGCGCGGTGGCCGGCGCGATCGGGCCCGTGCTCGGCGGCTGGCTGATCGACACGGTCGGCTGGCGGGCGATCTTCCTGATCAACCTGCCGCTGGCGGCGGGCGCGATCGGCCTGGCGCTCGCCTATGTGCACGAGCCCCGCCCCGACGGCCGGCAGCCCCTGGACTGGGCCGGCGGCGTCCTGGCCACCCTGTCGCTCGGCGCTCTGACCTGGGGACTGACCATCGGGACCGGCCCCGGCGGCTGGACCCTTCCTGCGGTCGCCGCGATGATCGCCGGACTCGTCACAGCCGGAGCCTTCCTTGTCGTGGAACAGCGACGCGGCGAGCGGGCGATGATGCCGCTGGCGCTGTTCGGCTCGCGCGGCTTCGTCGGCCTGACCGTGCTGACGGTGCTGCTGTACGGGGCGCTGAGCGGGGTGTTCCTGCTGGTTCCCTACATGCTGATGCAGGCCGGCGGCTACAGCGGGACCGCCGCGGGGGCGGCGCTGCTGCCGTTTCCGCTGGTCATGGCCGCCGCCTCGCCGCTGATGGGCGGGTTGGCTGGACGCCTCGGCTCGCGGGGCCTGCTGACCATCGGGCCGCTGATCGTGGGCGCGGGCTTCCTGGCCATGCTCTGGATGGGGCCGGCCGCCAGCTACTGGACCAGCGTCTTGCCCGGCGTGCTGCTGGTGGCGGTGGGCATGGCCTGCGCCGCCGCCCCGCTCACCAACGCAGTGCTGTCGTCGGTCGACGAAGCCCACGCGGGGGCCGCTTCCGGTTTCAACAGCGCCGCGGCCCGCACCGGCGGCCTGGTCGCGACCGCCCTGCTGGGCGTGGTCCTGGCCGCGAGCGGCGAGGCGCTGGCCGCGGGGTTCCGGATCGCGGTCATTGTCGGCGCGGTCGCCGCGGTGCTCGCCGGGCTCAGCGCCTGGCTGCTGGTCGGGCGTGACCGGCCGCGGGGCTAG